CCTTGTCCGTGCAGTGACTACAGACCCTCCTGCCAACGTGCAGGTGAGTCGTGTCGGCCACCTCGAGGACCAGCTGACGGTCCGCTGGGCCAGCCCCCCCGAGCTCAAGGACGTCCTGTTCCAGGCCAAATATCAGATACGCTACAGACTGGAGGACAGCACTGAATGGAAGgtggtccacacacacacaaacccgcAGACTAACACGCTTTCTCTGCAGCTATGACACCTCTGAGACAGCTGTGGAAGTATTTGAGGTGCAGCGCTGAAGttgctcctgctgcagctgtcgCCTCTTGCATATAAAGCAAATAACACTTGTGTAAAAGCCTCGACTGGTGCTTTTGAGTCTTTGCTGGCAGATTTTTGAAAGCTGGCTTTGATCCAAATGTGCAGTAGTGGAGCAGTTCAGAGACATCACTCCTTCAAACTGCTTCTTTGAGGTTTTCTGCCCACAGCGTCTTGCTATGTGTTCTCTGCTGTGCAGGTACACACCACATGTCTTTTGATTTCTGGATTCAATATTGAATGAGAGGATTGAGTAAATAATGTGGCTAAGGCCACATTCAatattaaagcaaaacaaagtttaaaatattaacagTAAAGAAAAGATGCtgcaaatatttctgtttaGTTGAAGTAAACAAGAACTGACCCTCTTACTAGTGTTAATTTTGGCAGCCATTTTAGATTTAGTCATAGACTTTTAATtggtcaaaatgttttctctttaaaggagcaatgtGTAAGATAAGGTCAACATTTAAGTTTAAACCATTCGCAAAATGAACTAACATCATCGACAgcgtgtgaagaaacaacagtgttaatgttaagtcaaagatgtctatgtattgtgttgtagagatgaagttagcatgctaaccagctagccctggcctgttcctgtcttgtaataccactttgaCAAACTCTAGGGCCGCTAGCACCACAGCTAACTGAGAcattagctaatggtagctaacTACAGCTAATGATAGGCTAACGTAGCTTGTTAGCAAATTAGCCACAAGTTGACGTAGCCGACTGCCCAGTAACACTGACTTAACGTTAGCAAATATATATGCTTATTTAATATTAGGACTTAAAGTTGGCTAACTTGTGGTATTAAGAGCAGGGTGGTACGACTTCAAGTCTCCCTTTACTGCATTTCATGGGGTTTCCTTTCCACCgaattataaattaaatgtgtccaTAAATCTCTTTTTTGTGTCGAAGCAATCATGTAGTTGTCATTAACTTTCTATCAGTTTGGGACAGCATCACCTTGGATTCTGGGAATCTGCACACATCAATCGATGACATTGTTGCATTGTTAATATTCTGACAGACGGGCCAGAAAGTTGGGGAATTTTTTAAACATACCAAAAtatcaaatgtgtattttccaGTTCAtcaacttcctgtctttgtcatGGAAAAAGTTGACGAACATTTTTCATCCTAGTTTTCGTTAACAGACTTAACACTGCCTCTCACAGGTGGTGGACGACGTAGGCAACCAGACGTCATGTAGGCTGGCAGGCCTCCAGCCCGGGACTGTCTATTTTGTCCAGGTGAGGTGCAATCCAGTGGGCATCTACGGCTCCAGAAAGGCCGGCATCTGGAGTGACTGGAGCCACCCGGCCGCCGCCTCCACACCAAGCAGTGGTGAGTCCTTTGCCATGAGATAGTTTATAGAAGACTGTATGAACAAAGCAGTGCCTGTCTCTTCTGGTCATTCAATACAAAAACCACCACATGTTTAAAAGCAGAACTGTCTGTTCTTTCAATGGCTTTTAAAATGCTTCCCAACTGTCTGTGATGCCCACAAATCTTTCTAATAATCAACCTTTCATCGCCAATTAAAGCCAGAAAAACAACGTCGTTATCCTCGTTTCAACATCCTGAACAAGAAGATCCAAACCGCATGTGACCCAGGAGGAACCAAACATCAATAGGCTACATACCTTGATAGAGATCTCTCAGCAGAGGATTAGAAGGAACTGCAGAGAGCCAGGGGGACATTTGATAGATTTTGGATGTCGGCTTCAAAGATTGATCAAGTTAAAAAGCTGGTTGTCTGTCCGCGGCACACACAGGGCCTATAAAGTTTGAGTGGAAGCAGGTttgggagcaggaggagcagataAGGAGTTACATTGGTCGTGTGGTATTTACTCTACAGAGGGGGGAAGTCGTTATCGGGCTCTGTTGTTCGCCATGAAGAAATGATTGTCGCAGAATTTCAGTAGCCTGTCTTCTTCAGAAAGACAAGTGTGGTACATCACCTCCACATTAAAATGAGAAACGTTTCTCTTTGAATCAAAGATGGCTGACCAACCGCCATCCTAACAATACAATTTATATGGACCCTAAGATAACAACACTTGCTTCGGATGTAACTTAGAaggagttgccccaaaggattacactgCAGCGGTGacctgccagctgaggcgatctgcTCGACCAATTCCAATGGGACTCATTGACACATCAAAACATGTGAATACCAGAACTCCCCTTTAATCAATTTCGTAATATTAATCCACTCATGATCAGTACTGCTTTCCAGAGAGATTTGGatactaataaaaaataaacaacaatatgattattaaaacatgtcaaacgATAAAAACAGCCAAATAGATACATTAGTTAAAAGCAGctctatatttttttaaagtagtaTGAGGGTATCTGTTTTATTagatttttctcctttttatgGGATTGGAGTTGATTTTCCTTCCTCTGGGAAAACGCTGACTGCACGAATAAGTGCCGAAAACATGTCAATCATATTGATGCTGACACATCACATGGTGAGCATCTACACACCACCTTGTACCAACACTTGTCCCGACTATAACCTTGATGCTGttctctcatcctccctcccctctccccttacctcttcctttcctcccccacactctctcttttgtctctcctctcctcctcacccccccGTCTCCCTCCCTTCCCAGAGCGGCTGCAGAGCGGCTCCTGTGATCCCAAGCCCGGCGAGCAGAACTCCACCCTGCGGCGGGAACTCAAGCAGTTCTTCGGCTGGGTCCGCAAGCACGCGTACGGCTGCAGCGGCATGTCGATCAAACTGTACGACCAGTGGAGGGTGTGGCTGCAGAAAACGCACAGAACGCGCAACCAGGTAGGTAAGCagaatctctctctgtctctgtctctgtctctcttttcataATCTCTGCCGAGCcactctcacaaacacaaacagccacTGCTGCATTGAAGTCCTGAGTTGAATTTCTGACCCTGCCTTTGTTATGCCATGTggtcagcattttttttttgtttttttcacaaacacaaagaggacTGATCTCTCTTGAACTGGCTCTGGGAAGTTTCAGTCCAGACTTTATGATCAGGTAAAATGTGCGGTTTTGCCTTTACTGGCCCAGAAGTGAAGGCATAAAAGTAGATATGCACTCGgattttattacatattttaacGATGGAGACGATGACCACATCAAAGAGAGGCgaacatgtaaatgtaatcaACAGCCCGCTGTAAATGTGctccttttgtgttttgtttttctcatggcGTGAGGAGCCCCCTTCACAAAAATAACTCAGGCCAAATGGCACGCAGAGCCCCGGCATCGTCTGAGCGAGAGCAGCCACATCCTCCTCTGCTTCAGTCCTCGAACTCACAGAAACCTTCACTCCACCTGACTCAATTAGTTCAGCAGTCTCCAGGTTTTTGTGTTTCATAGGGCACACGCTGTCTCCTGAATAATGTCTTTGTTCACAAACTGTGACAGGCTCCCATTGATTACCCTGAGAGGTAAGGAAGCAGGGGGGCAGGAGAGCAATACCTCGAGAATAAGAAAGGGATGATgcaaagaaagagaagatggGACGAGATTAATGTGACAGCCAGATGGAGAAATTATCCTGATGATTGTAAATGACATGGTATCTCCTGCTTGAATTATCCCAGTATGAACCAtctgcttttgtcttttcagatTCTGCAAGACGATAATTCATAGCAGCGCCGCCCGGCACCACTGTGGTGTTTTAATTCAAGAACAGCATCAAGAAACACTGACAGTTAACTGGCCCCGAGGGTCCCGGCTGTGCGAGAGGTCCAACGCCCTCAGCCTGACTGCAGTGCTTGGTCACAGTCTTGAGTTTAAAGGGCCCGGGTGGAAGATAAGTGAGACAATGCAGccctttttctgccttttccGCTGACTGTTAGATCTGTTTGCACAAATACATAGGCCCTCAGTAACTGCACTTTTATTGTGGGGAAGAAAAGTTATTGTAACAGAATGTACAAAACAACCCCGACCCGCCTGTTCCAGGTTAAGACGTGTTTTGTTGTAAAACTGTGGACTCTGAATGAGATTACAGGGTTATGATTGTTATGTATCTCGACATCCATTACTGTTGGAAATAGTGCTgtgcagggctgcaactaatgactgTTTTCTTATATTAGATTACAACGGACACAATTTgtcttaaaaaaagaataaatacgACTccaaatccctcaaaacacacctctttaAAACTGCCTGCAACTTTTAACCCCCTCTTTTGATGTGTCCTTTTacgtgttttctttttgttggttTCTTTGTGAAGCGTCTTTTAAGTATTTTGAAGAGCGCTATACAAGttaaatttattattataattaaccCATTCCACATGGTGAGGGTGTCAAGTGTCGCTTTCAGAGGTCCTACAGCAACATCTTTAAACCATCTTGTTAAcctgttattttaaatgtagaCCAACCGAGTACATGTAAGtttaacagtaaacagtaaagaTTGATGAAGGTACATCCAGGTACTAAACTTACTCAACTGTTATTACAGGGTGGAAACAATTGtttcatcaataaaatgtctgaaaaatagtgaaaaacacAAGTAATCATTTCCTGAATGCTGAGTTGACACCTTCGAATCTTTTGTTTAGTCCgaccaaaatccaaaaatattcaatttatgATGGCATAAATCCAAAGaagcaaaataaactacaaCCAATTAATGTTTGGCATTTGGtaacaacaaagaaatgaaacactTATCAAACAAAATTGGCAAACGGCAGATCATTTTTCTTTCGATCGGTTAATCTATTGTTTCAGCTTTTGTTCAGTGAAACCGAATAAGCTGTCTGAATGCAGTAATCTCGCACCATACATGCAGTAAAATCAGATAGTCCTGAACTCCAGCAGCGTTGGTTGTGTAGCAGTGATTGAATATCTATAAAACATGGCTCACTACGTGTAACTTGTATATGACCGTCCTGAGTCTGTGTTTGAAGACGCTTTCATaccatttatatttttataactGCATAtttaaagaatgtttttttaatctaagtTATATTCTTTTACTGTACCAATAATTCCTCTCACAAATACtgtgtataatgtataaaaCAGTCAAACTTGTTTCTGAAAGTctcttttattaaaatatacaGTTCATCGAATAAACAAAGATTGCTGGATGAGCCTCCAAGAATTATTTACACAAGTCTTCacagcataaaaaacaaaaggaaataaagatggtttcttgttttttttttttgctgatgcATACATTAACTCAAACGCATGCCTGCAGATAGAAACACATGAAGCCACAATGCGAAAAGCCCCCTGGGTGGAAGAAGACTGCAGCAGCGAGCAGGGTGGGGCCGCAGGGGGATCAATAAGTGCAGCCCGAGGAGTCCAAGATGGAAGTTGCAGCAGAGTGGAGTTGATCTGTCAGCTCGGCTGTCTGGTGATGTGAGAGGGCGGCTGCAGGTCTCCTGGGAGCCACCTGTCAATCAGACTCCTCAGAGTCATACTTAAAGTCCTGCATGATCTCACTCAGAGCCTCTTTGTTCTTGATGATTCTAGACAAGGATTGAGcccagaaaacacaacaaattagTGATGACATGACAGTTTTAACAAACAAAGGAAAGTCTGTTAAATTAGGAGGAGGCAGGAAGTtctgcagcagacagcaggcTGATAGTGAGTGAGTGGATCGGTCAGCAGGGAGCTCACGCAGTAAACTGAGGGGAGGTAATAGCTGCTCTTACTCGTGCTTGATCTCCTGAATCTTTTCTTGACAGTCTTCGTCCTCCGGGTGATCCTGGGCCCGCTGCCTGGCCAGCTGCAGCTTGGCTGTCTGTTGAGAAGGCACATCAGATAAGAGTTATGCAAACCATTCATCAGTGGAGGATGGAGACGAGACAGACGATGAACTCGAAGATAATAGGAGCTTTATGACGTTACTGGCAGAAAGGAAGTTAAGTAAATGTTATAAAAAGGGAGTGTATTTATATGAAAATTGCTGCATATCACCTCTGAACACCAGATGTGACTTTTCAAGAATGTGGGAAGCACTGAAGcatcaacattttaacaccaGGCTCACTCAAAACATGATGAACAtcacagacagactgcagctttCATGAAAGCAGGACCATTTGAAAGAATGCATCGTCACtgaatgattttaatttaactGAAATCAGTGTTTGTTGTGCAGTCGGCACAGAAAAGCCCTGAATAATCTTATCAGCAGCAATGTGGACTTTTTACCTTCATAAatgttgtttaaaacatttatgctGCCAGAATAAAAAGTCCCTTAGTCCCCAACATAAcagcagtaaaaacaaactgtacttGCACAAAAACTCTGCCTCCCTGTGGTGAAACAGAGGAGCTGCATCAAATGAAATGATATTCATGGTAATTAATATGGGAATAAGTTCAAAACATCAATAGTAAACAAAAGGGATTCTTGTAAAAGGTTATAAACCAATACTGATATTTagtattacagtaaaataaaacaaagaaaaaatattaatttaactaatttgttttaattaattacttttaatttaattctccAATACACTGGTCATATAAACCGTACATATAACAAAAGAAATTAATCGGAAATTAGGAATATTATTCTCCTTTTAAGGACGATTTGAGTAATTGTGATTTGGACTCGAGTCAACTCAACTCACTGTTGCAACTTGACACAACGTGTCGACTTGAGACACGATGACTCAAATGACTTGTCtagtttcatgttttcattaagtTTTTTGTCGTCTGGCCGTCAGTATTTCACTctttaaaagtgatggggaggAAATATTTGTGATGgagaataaataaaggtttatagattaataaaaatgtaaagtcttatacatttttttctttccagtttccagtttaagatgtttgagtgtgtgtgtatttatcatTAGTCTGTATCTAAAAATCGGCTGATTATATAAGATataagataaaaatgtattaatccCAAAGAAATTTCTTGGCCTACAGATTGCTCAAAATTTCAgcaacattataataaaaaagcaaaaacacaatagaGAAATAATTTACAAAGTGTAAAAAGGAGTAAATGCTGACATCAGACaacaaaaaataagataaatttAGGAAAATAAGtaaattacaataaaacaaaaatagaaaaggtAGAATATGTAATAATATTGAGAAGTAATAAAAGGTAATAAAGTGTATATCAGGAATACTGCACCTGACAATGTAAAAgtagtattttatttaatactgACAAGAGCAAAGTATAACTGCGTATGATATTCAATTTCATATTGCACATTATATTGTAAATACAGTATTATATCACCTTCACCTTCTACTTGTAGGTGAACCAGTGTACGCCCAATTTACTGTTAAATTTATTGTTATAAAAATGTTCCTTATCTTGTAAACTGCAATCTTGTGGCCTCCATCTAAAATTGGTACAGAGAGCGTTTACCTACCAGGTCAagtttctgcttctctttgctCTGCAGCTTTTCTATGTGCTCAGAAAGGTCTGGCCTGTCGAAGTCGTGGTGCAGCTTCCCCTTGATCTGCAGCACTTCATTGGAGATGCCAACGAAGGCCTGAGT
This window of the Pagrus major chromosome 11, Pma_NU_1.0 genome carries:
- the rex1bd gene encoding required for excision 1-B domain-containing protein, yielding MVPTDFKALIQRFYHLQSERVETYNLFEEGHEAYLRTGPHYDFDHYRQLVHEITQAFVGISNEVLQIKGKLHHDFDRPDLSEHIEKLQSKEKQKLDLTAKLQLARQRAQDHPEDEDCQEKIQEIKHEIIKNKEALSEIMQDFKYDSEESD